The Rhinopithecus roxellana isolate Shanxi Qingling chromosome 13, ASM756505v1, whole genome shotgun sequence genome contains a region encoding:
- the CST8 gene encoding cystatin-8, with translation MPRCRWLSLLLLTIPLALVARKDSNKNETAVLRKLKPVNASNANVKQCLWFAMQEYNKESEDKYVFLVVKTLQAQLQVTNRLEYLIDVEIARSDCRKPFSTNEICAIQENSKLKKKLSCSFLVGALPWNGEFTVMEKKCEDD, from the exons ATGCCCAGGTGCCGGTGGCTCTCCCTGCTCCTCCTCACCATTCCCCTGGCCCTGGTGGCCAGGAAAGACTCAAACAAGAATGAGACGGCGGTGTTGAGGAAATTAAAACCCGTCAATGCCTCAAATGCCAACGTGAAGCAGTGTCTGTGGTTTGCCATGCAAGAATACAACAAAGAGAGCGAGGACAAGTATGTCTTCCTGGTGGTCAAGACACTGCAAGCCCAGCTGCAG GTCACAAATCGTCTGGAATACCTTATTGATGTAGAAATTGCCCGCAGCGATTGCAGAAAGCCTTTCAGCACTAATGAAATCTGTGCCATTCAAGAAAACTCCAAGCTGAAAAAG AAATTAAGCTGCAGCTTTTTGGTAGGAGCACTTCCCTGGAATGGCGAATTTACTGTGATGGAGAAAAAGTGTGAAGATGACTAA
- the LOC104666921 gene encoding cystatin-12 codes for MQWKLPLLVGLIVLGTHVCSCKFVDIDKNLKDFASAVEYAVFQFNEDQEDEFAYKFLQVHRSQRKRLTFIYLMDLEMGRTVCKKHDEDIDNCPLQEGTEEKMFSLLKSTCVERRW; via the exons ATGCAGTGGAAGCTGCCCCTGCTTGTGGGGCTCATCGTGCTGGGAACCCATGTCTGTAGCTGCAAATTTGTAGACATCGATAAGAACTTAAAGGATTTCGCCAGTGCTGTGGAGTATGCTGTGTTTCAATTCAATGAGGACCAGGAAGATGAGTTTGCCTACAAGTTTCTGCAGGTCCACCGGAGCCAGCGCAAG AGATTGACGTTCATATATTTAATGGACTTGGAGATGGGGCGTACAGTTTGTAAGAAACATGATGAAGACATTGACAATTGCCCATTGCAAGAAGgcacagaagagaaaatg ttcagcctcctgaAAAGCACCTGTGTGGAGAGAAGGTGGTGA